One genomic window of Phalacrocorax aristotelis chromosome 21, bGulAri2.1, whole genome shotgun sequence includes the following:
- the FRS3 gene encoding fibroblast growth factor receptor substrate 3, translated as MGSCCSCLCRDSIPDNHPTKFKVTNVDDEGNELGSGIMELTQTELILHTHKRDAVRWPYLCLRRYGYDSNLFSFESGRRCQTGQGIFAFKCSRAEEIFNLLQDLMQCNSINVVEEPVVITRNSHPTERELSRTPQAPNSLGYTVPGFPNGFHSFPGDTLSYSAARHPSVSSLRHSSVGEDSTHALIGPDEQSHTYVNTANGDQELRGRHCMHSLPEVHPPFPHRNHSCSLEDRNPQVFLQPGEVKFMLGPTSNYRRVCRHHRECRTHFCPPNNNNNECEEECPSPQCVYENVNGLLPPSTSSLCRGGRLKLTREDAGLPSCSHRRTALLHYENLPSLPPVWECQPLRRGEEDGCAGDVPTPSPNSYSEAGEEDPLQNYMNSENTALPGGSSQRRSGFLPKPRRGCVPSVFSFDFPRPCPEQPRQLNYIQVELEADVPRKGHQNPPVPRVPPPATHEARRTDSYAVIDLKKTAAMSSLQRALPRDDGTSRKTRHNSTDLPL; from the exons atggggagctgctgcagttGTCTGTGCAGAGACAGCATCCCAGACAACCATCCCACCAAATTTAAG GTAACGAACGTGGACGATGAAGGTAACGAGCTGGGATCTGGGATTATGGAGCTGACACAGACGGAGCTCATCTTGCACACTCACAAGCGAGATGCTGTCAGGTGGCCCTACCTCTGCTTGCGCCGCTATGGCTACGACTCCAACCTCTTCTCCTTTGAGAGCGGTCGTCGCTGCCAGACGGGGCAGG GGATTTTTGCCTTCAAGTGTTCCAGAGCAGAGGAGATCTTTAATCTGCTTCAGGACCTGATGCAGTGTAACAGTATCAATGTAGTGGAAGAGCCTGTGGTCATCACCAGGAACAGTCACCCCACGGAGCGCGAGCTCTCCCGGACACCCCAGGCACCCAACA GTCTGGGGTACACTGTCCCAGGATTTCCCAATGGAttccacagcttccctggagACACCCTATCATACTCCGCAGCCCGCCACCCCTCCGTGAGCAGCCTGAGGCATTCCTCTGTGGGCGAAGACTCTACTCATGCCCTTATTGGGCCTGATGAGCAG TCCCACACCTACGTCAACACGGCCAATGGTGATCAGGAGCTGAGGGGCCGACATTGTATGCACTCCTTGCCTGAAGTCCACCCTCCTTTCCCCCATAGGAACCACAGCTGCTCCCTCGAAGACCGCAATCCCCAGGTCTTTCTGCAGCCAGGGGAGGTTAAGTTCATGTTAGGTCCCACATCCAACTACAGACGCGTCTGTCGGCACCACCGGGAGTGCAGGACGCACTTCTGCCctcccaacaacaacaacaatgaGTGCGAGGAGGAGTGTCCTTCACCCCAGTGCGTCTACGAGAATGTCAACGgcttgctgccccccagcacctcctCTCTCTGTCGAGGCGGGCGCTTGAAACTCACCCGGGAGGACGCGGGATTACCCAGCTGCTCCCATCGCAGAACGGCGTTGCTGCACTATGAGAACTTGCCGTCGCTGCCCCCGGTGTGGGAGTGCCAGCCGCTCCGGCGGGGCGAGGAGGATGGGTGCGCCGGGGACGTACCGACGCCTTCCCCCAACAGCTACTCTGAGGCCGGCGAAGAAGATCCCCTGCAGAACTACATGAACTCGGAGAACACCGCCCTGCCTGGGGGCAGCAGCCAGCGGCGCAGCGGCTTCCTGCCAAAGCCTCGTCGCGGCTGCGTGCCCAGCGTCTTCAGCTTCGACTTCCCCCGGCCCTGTCCAGAGCAGCCGCGGCAACTCAACTACATCCAGGTGGAGCTGGAGGCTGATGTGCCGCGCAAGGGTCATCAGAACCCACCGGTCCCCCGTGTCCCACCTCCTGCCACCCACGAAGCCCGCCGGACGGACTCCTACGCGGTCATTGACCTAAAAAAGACAGCGGCCATGTCCAGTTTGCAGAGGGCCCTGCCGAGAGATGATGGGACTTCGCGGAAAACTCGACATAACAGCACTGACCTGCCTCTGTAA